In the genome of Massilibacillus massiliensis, one region contains:
- the rpsO gene encoding 30S ribosomal protein S15: MLTAEQKQQVIEQYRVHEGDTGSPEVQIAILTARIVYLTEHLKEHKKDHHSRRGLLKMVGHRRRLLNYLHTNDIERYRTIIAKLNLRK, encoded by the coding sequence ATGCTAACAGCTGAACAAAAACAACAAGTAATTGAACAATATCGTGTACACGAGGGTGATACTGGATCACCAGAGGTACAAATTGCAATTTTAACTGCGCGTATTGTTTATTTGACGGAACACTTAAAAGAACACAAGAAAGATCATCATTCACGTCGTGGTCTTTTGAAAATGGTTGGACATCGTAGAAGATTGTTAAATTATCTTCATACAAACGATATCGAACGTTATCGTACAATCATTGCAAAATTAAATCTTCGTAAATAG
- a CDS encoding bifunctional riboflavin kinase/FAD synthetase has translation MQIFSNISDLTKNYSNIVVALGTFDGVHIGHQSIIKKAIKLAKEIDGTSAVFTFSNHPLEIICPSKCPLTIGDNYDKELWMRELGVDILVDIPFTANFLKLSPIDFLTLLKTNLNPKYIVVGPNYSFGYKGQGNSKLLIELGKNFGFKAEIQPEVYIENKLVSSTLIRSLIVKGDIASANKLLGKRFKLGGQVIQGDQRGRELGFPTANMEIKKGRVIPSNGVYAVDVIFKNKLYHAIANIGTNPTFNGSVRHIEVHILDFNMNIYDEIIEIQFIKKIRNEKQFESKNKLISQIKLDIQAAFKNF, from the coding sequence ATGCAAATTTTTTCAAACATTTCCGATTTAACTAAAAACTATTCTAATATTGTAGTAGCATTAGGAACTTTCGATGGTGTACATATTGGTCATCAAAGTATTATAAAAAAAGCAATTAAATTAGCTAAAGAAATTGATGGAACTAGTGCTGTTTTTACATTTAGTAATCATCCATTGGAAATTATTTGTCCTTCTAAATGCCCACTAACAATAGGAGATAATTATGATAAAGAACTATGGATGCGTGAATTAGGAGTTGACATTCTAGTAGATATTCCGTTTACAGCAAATTTTTTAAAATTATCGCCTATAGATTTCTTAACACTTTTAAAGACAAATTTAAATCCAAAATACATTGTTGTAGGACCGAATTATTCTTTTGGTTATAAGGGGCAGGGAAATTCTAAACTTTTAATAGAGCTAGGAAAAAATTTTGGATTTAAAGCTGAAATTCAACCTGAAGTTTATATCGAAAATAAATTAGTAAGCAGCACATTAATTCGAAGCTTAATAGTAAAAGGTGATATCGCTTCTGCTAATAAACTTTTAGGGAAAAGATTCAAATTAGGTGGTCAAGTTATCCAAGGAGATCAACGTGGCAGAGAGCTCGGTTTTCCTACAGCAAATATGGAGATCAAAAAGGGACGTGTCATTCCATCAAATGGCGTTTATGCTGTGGATGTTATTTTTAAAAATAAACTTTATCATGCAATTGCAAATATTGGAACCAATCCGACGTTTAATGGATCAGTCCGTCATATTGAAGTCCACATATTAGATTTCAATATGAATATTTATGATGAAATCATTGAAATTCAATTTATAAAAAAAATACGAAATGAAAAACAATTTGAAAGTAAAAACAAACTAATTAGCCAAATAAAACTTGATATACAAGCAGCTTTTAAGAATTTTTAG
- the nusA gene encoding transcription termination factor NusA yields the protein MNAEFMQAFEQLGKEKGIAPEILFDAIEAALISAYKRNFSSAQNVRVSLDRVTGDIHVYARKNIVDVVENSIVEIDLAEAKKINYNYEIDDVIEIEVTPKNFGRIAAQTAKQVVVQRIREAERGIIYEEFSNRESDILTGIVQRIEQKNVFIDLGKAEAILAPSEQIPFEQYKHGDRVKSYIIEVKKTTKGPQILVSRTHPGLLKRLFELEVPEIHDGVVEIKSVAREPGMRSKIAVFSKDEDVDPVGSCVGHKGMRVQTIVDELKGEKIDIVKWNADPIKYIANSLSPAKVVSVEVNEIEKISKVIVPDYQLSLAIGKEGQNARLAAKLTGWKIDIKSESQAMQENSLISED from the coding sequence ATGAACGCAGAGTTCATGCAAGCATTTGAACAATTAGGGAAAGAAAAGGGAATTGCACCTGAAATATTATTTGATGCAATTGAAGCTGCTTTAATTTCTGCATACAAAAGAAATTTTAGCTCAGCTCAAAATGTACGAGTTTCATTAGATAGAGTAACAGGTGACATTCATGTGTATGCTAGAAAAAACATTGTAGATGTTGTAGAAAATTCCATAGTTGAAATTGATTTAGCAGAAGCAAAGAAAATTAACTATAATTATGAAATAGACGATGTCATTGAAATTGAAGTTACCCCAAAAAATTTTGGACGAATTGCAGCACAAACGGCTAAACAAGTAGTCGTACAACGAATTCGTGAAGCAGAGCGCGGTATTATTTACGAAGAATTCTCTAATCGAGAAAGTGATATTTTGACTGGTATTGTACAGCGGATAGAGCAAAAAAATGTTTTCATTGATTTAGGAAAAGCAGAGGCTATATTAGCGCCCTCCGAACAAATTCCTTTTGAGCAGTATAAGCATGGCGATAGAGTTAAAAGCTATATAATCGAAGTCAAGAAAACTACTAAAGGACCACAAATTTTGGTATCTCGTACACATCCCGGACTATTAAAACGTTTATTTGAACTAGAGGTTCCCGAAATTCATGATGGCGTTGTAGAAATAAAGTCTGTAGCGCGCGAGCCTGGTATGCGTTCTAAAATTGCAGTGTTTTCTAAAGACGAAGATGTTGATCCAGTTGGTTCTTGTGTTGGACACAAAGGAATGCGTGTCCAAACGATTGTAGACGAATTAAAGGGCGAAAAAATCGATATTGTAAAATGGAATGCAGATCCAATAAAATATATTGCAAATTCTTTAAGCCCGGCAAAAGTTGTGTCTGTAGAAGTAAATGAAATTGAAAAAATATCGAAAGTAATTGTTCCTGATTATCAATTATCTTTAGCGATTGGAAAAGAAGGCCAAAATGCTCGTTTAGCCGCTAAATTAACTGGATGGAAAATTGATATCAAAAGTGAGTCTCAAGCCATGCAAGAAAACTCTTTAATATCGGAGGATTAG
- a CDS encoding DHH family phosphoesterase: MKITLKQVAELLNKHTKFVITAHVNPDGDSLGSILALGSYLTKIGKDVICLIDDELPSNFKFLSDIEMIQFPSMTKIDADLLIVLDCSDLERIGRVNGLAKAPILNIDHHISNNEFADYLYLDSNVSATGEIIFDLLDLMHADFDLAIATSLYTAIATDCGFFKYSNTSSKTMKIAAELLNCGVKPHVISEQLEKKSLENIRMLPKVLETLELFANNTIACICISKDILTICDNTEGFIDFPRVIDGVDLAIMVKYIDDSSCRISMRSKTVDVSKIATSFGGGGHKKAAGCTLNQTLDESKKTIVDSAMKFMSELNHV, translated from the coding sequence ATGAAAATTACACTAAAGCAAGTGGCCGAACTACTAAACAAACATACTAAGTTTGTTATCACTGCGCACGTTAACCCTGATGGAGATTCATTAGGTTCTATTTTGGCTTTAGGCAGTTATCTAACAAAAATAGGCAAAGACGTTATATGTTTAATTGATGATGAACTGCCTTCAAACTTTAAATTTTTAAGTGATATCGAAATGATTCAATTTCCATCAATGACCAAAATTGACGCAGATTTACTCATTGTTTTAGATTGTAGTGATCTTGAACGAATTGGTCGTGTGAATGGATTAGCGAAAGCTCCCATTCTCAATATTGATCACCATATTTCAAACAATGAATTTGCCGATTATTTATATTTAGACAGTAATGTTTCTGCAACCGGAGAAATTATATTTGACTTACTCGACTTGATGCATGCAGATTTTGATTTAGCAATTGCAACTTCTTTATACACCGCAATTGCTACTGACTGTGGCTTTTTCAAATATTCAAATACTTCTTCAAAAACGATGAAAATTGCTGCTGAATTACTTAATTGCGGAGTTAAGCCACATGTAATTTCAGAGCAGTTAGAAAAAAAATCTTTAGAGAACATTCGCATGTTACCTAAAGTACTAGAAACTCTAGAATTATTTGCAAATAATACGATTGCTTGTATTTGCATTTCTAAAGATATACTAACTATTTGTGATAATACAGAAGGGTTTATTGATTTTCCGCGTGTGATTGATGGGGTTGACCTAGCCATTATGGTTAAATATATAGATGATTCATCTTGCAGAATTAGTATGAGATCTAAAACTGTAGATGTAAGTAAAATTGCAACTTCTTTCGGTGGTGGAGGCCATAAAAAAGCTGCTGGTTGTACACTTAATCAAACACTAGACGAGAGTAAAAAAACAATTGTTGATTCTGCCATGAAATTTATGAGTGAGTTAAATCATGTATAA
- a CDS encoding polyribonucleotide nucleotidyltransferase → MHSFEMQLGGRKLIIESGKMAKQANGAVLVRYGDTAVLVTATASAEPREGVDFFPLTVDYEEKLYAVGKIPGGFIKREGRPSESSILASRLIDRPIRPLFADGFRNDVQIVATVMSVDQDNAPDVSAMIGASCALCISDIPFNGPIAGVKVGMVNGNFIINPTVEQQAQSELNLIVAGSHDAVMMVEAGANELSEEVMLEAIMFGHKAIREVVEFQQKIRNEIGREKRSVKLFEVPEEINTLVRDYAAQKLNEAVRNSDKLSREANITDIKNETLEHFIEQYPDDTKYIQYVLQKIVKESVRKMITVEKIRPDGREIEEVRPISCEVGLLARTHGSGLFTRGQTQVFTITTLGALGDEQVIDGLGVEESKRYMHHYNFPAYSVGETKPSRGPGRREIGHGALAERALVPVIPNINDFPYTIRLVSEVLESNGSSSMGSVCGSTLSLMNAGVPIERPVSGVAMGLVKDGENYTILTDIQGMEDALGDMDFKVAGTTEGITAIQMDIKIAGLTKEILATALAQAKRGRSHILNKMLEVISEPNKELSAYAPRIITMQINPDKIRDVIGPGGKTIKKIIDETGVSIDIEDNGKVFISAVDIMSGQNAIEIIENIVREVEVGGIYDGKVTRIMNFGAFVEVLPGKEGLVHISQLANERVEKVEDVVKVGDSLKVKVTEIDRQGRVNLSHKVLIEKEDSSSKTTTEQ, encoded by the coding sequence ATGCATAGTTTTGAGATGCAATTGGGTGGTAGAAAATTAATCATTGAATCAGGAAAGATGGCCAAACAGGCAAATGGGGCTGTTCTTGTGCGTTATGGAGATACTGCTGTTTTAGTAACAGCAACAGCTTCTGCCGAACCTAGAGAAGGTGTAGATTTTTTCCCATTGACAGTAGATTATGAGGAAAAATTATATGCTGTTGGAAAAATTCCCGGCGGCTTTATAAAAAGAGAAGGACGTCCAAGTGAATCTTCTATTTTAGCAAGTCGTTTAATCGATAGACCAATTCGTCCATTATTTGCTGATGGATTTAGAAATGATGTTCAAATTGTTGCAACAGTAATGTCCGTTGATCAAGATAATGCACCGGACGTTTCCGCTATGATCGGTGCTTCTTGCGCTTTATGTATTTCAGACATTCCCTTTAACGGGCCAATTGCAGGTGTTAAAGTTGGAATGGTAAATGGCAATTTCATAATAAATCCAACAGTAGAACAACAAGCACAAAGCGAGCTAAATTTAATTGTCGCAGGTTCCCATGATGCAGTTATGATGGTAGAAGCCGGTGCGAATGAATTATCTGAAGAAGTAATGTTAGAAGCAATTATGTTTGGTCATAAAGCAATTCGCGAAGTCGTTGAATTCCAACAAAAAATACGAAATGAAATTGGTAGAGAAAAAAGGTCTGTTAAGTTATTTGAAGTTCCAGAAGAAATTAATACTTTAGTAAGAGACTATGCAGCTCAGAAATTAAATGAAGCTGTTAGAAATTCAGATAAATTGTCACGTGAAGCAAATATTACCGATATTAAAAATGAAACATTAGAACATTTTATTGAACAATATCCAGATGATACAAAATACATTCAATATGTCTTACAAAAAATTGTTAAAGAAAGTGTTCGTAAGATGATAACGGTTGAAAAAATCCGTCCTGATGGCCGTGAAATTGAAGAAGTTCGCCCAATTAGCTGTGAAGTTGGTCTATTAGCTCGTACGCACGGTTCTGGTTTATTTACTCGTGGACAAACACAAGTATTTACAATTACTACATTAGGTGCTCTTGGTGATGAACAAGTTATTGATGGGCTAGGAGTAGAAGAATCAAAACGTTATATGCATCATTATAATTTTCCTGCATATAGTGTAGGTGAAACAAAACCATCCCGTGGACCTGGTCGCCGTGAAATTGGTCATGGAGCATTAGCTGAACGTGCATTAGTTCCTGTTATTCCTAATATAAATGATTTTCCTTATACGATCCGATTAGTTTCAGAAGTTTTAGAATCTAATGGTTCTAGTTCAATGGGTAGTGTTTGTGGCAGTACCTTATCGTTAATGAATGCAGGTGTTCCAATAGAACGACCTGTCTCTGGCGTTGCTATGGGATTAGTTAAAGACGGAGAAAATTATACAATTTTAACTGATATTCAAGGAATGGAAGACGCATTAGGAGATATGGATTTTAAAGTAGCTGGAACGACAGAAGGTATCACAGCCATTCAAATGGATATTAAAATTGCTGGTTTGACCAAAGAAATTTTAGCAACTGCACTCGCGCAGGCAAAACGTGGACGTTCTCATATTTTAAATAAAATGCTCGAAGTAATTTCAGAACCTAATAAAGAGCTTTCCGCATACGCACCACGTATTATCACAATGCAAATTAACCCAGATAAAATTCGCGACGTGATCGGACCTGGTGGAAAAACAATTAAAAAAATTATCGATGAGACAGGCGTAAGTATTGATATTGAAGATAACGGTAAGGTATTTATCTCAGCAGTAGATATCATGAGTGGTCAAAACGCCATTGAAATTATTGAAAATATAGTTCGAGAAGTCGAAGTCGGTGGAATATATGATGGTAAAGTAACCCGAATTATGAATTTTGGTGCTTTCGTAGAAGTCCTACCTGGTAAAGAGGGACTCGTACACATTTCACAACTGGCAAATGAAAGAGTTGAGAAGGTAGAAGATGTCGTGAAGGTCGGCGATTCCTTAAAAGTTAAAGTAACCGAAATTGATCGACAAGGTCGTGTAAACTTATCACATAAGGTACTTATTGAAAAAGAAGATAGTTCTTCTAAAACGACAACTGAACAATAA
- the rbfA gene encoding 30S ribosome-binding factor RbfA, with product MGQLRIEKVQELIKQEVSQIILQELKDPRIGFVTVTQVDVTGDLRSAKIYVSLMGSQEQIKECWDGLQKSLGYIRREIGKRIRLRCTPELSFQLDKSLDYSVHIQELLTKVKEDEAK from the coding sequence ATGGGGCAACTCCGTATTGAAAAAGTTCAAGAACTTATTAAACAAGAAGTGAGTCAAATTATATTACAGGAACTAAAAGATCCTCGCATTGGATTTGTCACAGTGACACAAGTTGATGTAACTGGTGATCTACGCAGTGCTAAAATTTACGTCAGTTTAATGGGTAGTCAAGAACAAATTAAAGAATGTTGGGATGGATTGCAAAAATCTTTAGGTTACATTCGTCGTGAAATAGGAAAACGCATCCGTCTTAGATGTACACCTGAATTGTCATTTCAACTAGATAAATCTTTAGATTACAGTGTGCACATTCAAGAGTTATTAACAAAAGTTAAAGAGGATGAGGCTAAATAA
- a CDS encoding ribosome maturation factor RimP — protein sequence MAGRIESLVEDLVTEILQNSEVELVDVEYVKEREWYLRVYIDKADGIEIEDCQWLSEKLEEKLDELDPIKDNYYLEVSSPGIDRVLKKDSDLKRYLGSTVEITTYVPIDNTKSIIGKLVDFSNTKIDLENKSISREDIAKIRLHVEF from the coding sequence ATGGCTGGTCGTATTGAGAGTTTAGTTGAAGATCTCGTAACTGAAATTTTACAAAATAGTGAAGTTGAGTTAGTAGATGTAGAATATGTAAAAGAACGTGAATGGTATTTAAGAGTTTATATTGATAAAGCAGACGGAATTGAAATTGAAGATTGTCAATGGTTAAGCGAAAAATTAGAAGAGAAGCTTGACGAACTCGACCCAATAAAAGATAACTATTATTTAGAAGTTTCATCACCAGGAATAGATCGTGTACTAAAAAAAGACAGCGATTTAAAACGGTATTTAGGCTCTACTGTTGAGATCACTACATATGTGCCAATTGATAATACAAAATCTATTATTGGAAAATTAGTTGATTTCAGTAATACTAAAATTGACTTGGAAAATAAAAGTATATCCCGCGAAGATATCGCTAAAATTAGATTACATGTTGAGTTTTAA
- the rnpM gene encoding RNase P modulator RnpM codes for MATQKKIPQRMCVGCKEMRNKRDLVRVVRTPEGEFLIDHTGKKSGRGAYVCRNTECFAKAFKEKQFEKSFKSVLNSKIYDELRAQVFSDE; via the coding sequence ATGGCAACGCAGAAAAAAATTCCTCAACGCATGTGTGTAGGTTGTAAAGAAATGCGTAATAAAAGAGATTTAGTTCGAGTTGTTCGAACACCTGAAGGTGAATTTTTAATAGATCATACTGGTAAGAAGTCTGGTCGTGGAGCGTATGTTTGTCGCAACACAGAATGTTTTGCCAAGGCATTTAAAGAAAAGCAATTTGAAAAATCATTTAAAAGTGTGCTGAATTCGAAAATTTACGATGAATTACGTGCACAGGTATTTTCCGATGAATGA
- the truB gene encoding tRNA pseudouridine(55) synthase TruB translates to MYNGFINILKPPGMSSHDVVSFIRRTYGMKKVGHAGTLDPAAAGVLPIALGKATRLIEYLVDADKMYRAEVTFGYATDTGDITGNIVEELYDFEKPTLETINDVLKSFLGENHQLPPMYSAIKINGVKLYDLARKGMSIDRPTRKIFIKQINLIEHRTSSFLFDVQCSKGTYIRTLCFDIGVKLGLPSVMSFLIRTRVGDFQLENAFIIEEITKNPLQAIQTLDSVLSHMPRITLPINLAQKFIQGQKILLENTKNVNSFVRIYENTNNFIGIGEFDSYTSVLKPTKVMI, encoded by the coding sequence ATGTATAATGGATTTATCAATATTTTAAAACCGCCTGGAATGAGTTCACATGATGTTGTTTCTTTTATCCGTCGTACATATGGAATGAAAAAGGTTGGCCATGCAGGAACATTAGATCCTGCAGCAGCTGGAGTATTACCTATTGCGCTGGGTAAGGCAACGCGTTTAATTGAATATCTGGTAGATGCAGATAAAATGTATCGAGCTGAAGTAACGTTTGGTTATGCAACAGATACTGGTGACATTACAGGTAATATTGTAGAAGAACTTTATGATTTCGAAAAACCGACTTTAGAAACAATAAACGATGTTTTAAAATCTTTTTTAGGTGAAAATCATCAACTGCCGCCTATGTACTCTGCTATAAAAATTAATGGCGTAAAATTATATGATTTAGCTAGAAAAGGAATGTCTATTGACCGGCCCACACGAAAAATTTTTATTAAGCAAATCAATTTAATTGAACATCGCACCTCAAGTTTTTTGTTTGACGTCCAATGTTCTAAAGGAACTTATATTCGGACATTATGTTTTGATATTGGTGTAAAATTAGGACTTCCTTCTGTTATGTCTTTTTTAATTCGAACAAGAGTTGGTGATTTTCAGTTAGAAAACGCCTTTATAATTGAAGAAATTACCAAAAATCCATTGCAAGCCATTCAAACTTTGGATAGCGTCTTAAGCCATATGCCTAGGATTACTTTGCCAATAAACCTGGCACAAAAATTTATACAAGGGCAGAAGATCCTATTAGAAAATACTAAAAATGTAAATTCATTCGTACGTATATACGAAAATACCAATAACTTTATTGGTATTGGTGAATTTGACAGTTACACATCGGTATTAAAACCAACAAAAGTTATGATTTGA
- the infB gene encoding translation initiation factor IF-2: MSKYRIYELAKEFDTTSKVILDILVRNNVTIAKNHMSSVGDAEKDLIKKTFSVKKPTPTPTATNNNHHASKHEGNKPNSDNVPNKKQEVGNNSTIQKRPTTFKPSSNTPQNKPNNTVIKGNKPQQNQNNRNNKNTPFGQNKPNQRNKNQKNRHHQNQVKGVKPEIEKPKVIKLGGPITVKELSLKMKREVSDIIKKLMMLGIMATINQEIDLDTATLIASEFDVTVEELPPEEDPTEIPEIIDDPSTLIARPPVVTVMGHVDHGKTSLLDVIRKTQVTAKEAGGITQHIGAYQVICQNKKIVFLDTPGHEAFTAMRARGAQVTDIAILVVAADDGVMPQTIEAINHAKSANVPIIVAINKMDRPGANPDHVKQQLGEHGLIPEDWGGDTIMVPVSARQRTGINELLEMILLVAEMQELKANPNRAAQGIIIEAQLDKGRGPVATVLVQTGTLRVGDSIIAGTAYGKVRAMVNDRGEKLKKTGPSTPVEVLGLADVPEAGDILAALDEKMARSIAEKRIAKKRSDDLMQSQKVSLDDLFQQIQDGNIKDLNILIKADVQGSVEALKSSLLALNTNKEVRVSIIHSGVGAVNESDVMLATAANALILAFNVRPDANARKLADTENIDIRTYRVIYEAINDVEAAMTGMLAPKYKEVIQGKVEIRQVMSFSKALVAGSYVLEGKVTNSSSIRIIRDGIVVHEGVIESLRRFKDDVKEVAAGYECGITIDKYRDIKEGDIIEVYTMEQIKLSN, translated from the coding sequence ATGTCCAAATATAGAATATATGAGTTAGCAAAAGAATTTGATACCACAAGTAAAGTTATATTAGATATTTTAGTACGTAATAATGTTACTATAGCTAAAAATCATATGAGTAGTGTTGGTGATGCAGAAAAAGATTTAATTAAGAAAACCTTTTCGGTGAAGAAACCGACGCCAACGCCTACCGCAACCAATAATAATCACCATGCATCCAAACATGAAGGAAACAAACCAAATTCAGATAATGTTCCTAATAAAAAACAGGAAGTTGGCAATAATTCAACAATACAAAAACGTCCAACAACCTTCAAACCTAGTTCAAATACGCCACAGAATAAACCTAATAACACGGTTATAAAAGGTAATAAACCACAGCAAAATCAAAATAACCGTAATAATAAAAATACTCCATTTGGTCAAAATAAACCTAACCAAAGAAATAAAAATCAGAAAAATAGACATCATCAAAATCAAGTTAAAGGTGTTAAACCTGAAATAGAAAAACCTAAAGTTATTAAATTAGGTGGTCCTATTACTGTCAAAGAACTTTCACTTAAGATGAAACGTGAAGTTAGCGATATCATAAAAAAATTAATGATGCTAGGCATTATGGCTACAATTAATCAAGAAATTGATCTTGATACAGCAACTTTGATTGCTAGCGAATTTGATGTAACTGTGGAAGAATTACCACCTGAAGAAGATCCTACCGAAATTCCAGAAATTATTGATGATCCTTCCACATTAATAGCTCGTCCACCGGTTGTAACGGTAATGGGACATGTCGACCACGGTAAAACATCTTTACTAGATGTTATTCGTAAAACGCAAGTAACAGCAAAAGAAGCCGGCGGTATAACTCAGCATATTGGTGCTTATCAAGTAATATGTCAAAATAAAAAAATTGTATTTCTTGATACTCCAGGGCATGAAGCATTTACAGCAATGCGAGCACGTGGCGCACAAGTTACTGATATTGCTATTTTAGTTGTTGCTGCTGACGACGGAGTTATGCCGCAGACGATTGAAGCAATTAATCATGCAAAATCAGCAAATGTACCTATCATTGTTGCCATAAATAAAATGGACCGTCCTGGAGCAAATCCAGATCACGTGAAACAGCAATTGGGAGAACATGGATTGATTCCGGAAGATTGGGGCGGTGACACAATTATGGTTCCAGTCTCAGCACGTCAAAGAACTGGAATTAACGAATTACTGGAAATGATACTATTAGTTGCCGAAATGCAAGAATTAAAAGCAAACCCAAACCGAGCTGCACAAGGGATTATCATTGAAGCGCAATTAGATAAAGGACGCGGTCCAGTTGCTACTGTACTGGTTCAAACAGGTACACTTCGTGTCGGTGATTCAATTATTGCAGGTACTGCCTACGGTAAAGTACGAGCAATGGTAAATGATCGTGGTGAAAAACTTAAAAAAACAGGTCCAAGTACGCCTGTAGAAGTACTTGGGTTAGCCGATGTCCCAGAAGCTGGTGATATTTTAGCTGCACTTGATGAAAAAATGGCTCGTTCTATAGCTGAAAAGCGCATTGCCAAAAAACGTAGTGATGACTTAATGCAATCACAAAAAGTATCTTTGGATGATTTATTTCAACAAATTCAAGATGGTAATATAAAAGATTTAAATATCCTTATTAAAGCCGATGTACAAGGATCTGTTGAAGCATTAAAAAGCTCTTTATTAGCTTTGAATACAAATAAAGAAGTTCGAGTCAGTATCATACATTCTGGTGTGGGTGCTGTAAATGAATCTGATGTAATGCTAGCTACGGCTGCAAATGCCTTAATTCTTGCATTTAATGTGCGCCCTGATGCCAATGCACGGAAATTAGCGGATACAGAAAATATTGATATTAGAACTTATCGTGTTATCTATGAAGCAATTAATGATGTTGAAGCAGCTATGACAGGGATGCTTGCACCAAAATATAAAGAAGTAATACAAGGTAAAGTCGAAATAAGACAGGTTATGAGTTTCTCGAAAGCGTTAGTTGCAGGCTCATACGTCCTAGAAGGAAAAGTTACAAACAGTTCTAGTATTAGAATTATTCGTGATGGAATTGTAGTGCACGAAGGTGTTATCGAATCTTTAAGAAGATTTAAAGATGATGTGAAAGAAGTGGCTGCTGGGTATGAATGCGGCATTACGATTGATAAATATCGTGATATTAAAGAAGGCGATATTATCGAAGTTTACACTATGGAACAAATTAAATTGAGCAATTAA
- a CDS encoding L7Ae/L30e/S12e/Gadd45 family ribosomal protein, with translation MNEIIEKKIFNLLGLAQRAGKIISGELPVEKAIRSRKIKLIIIAEDASPGTKKKFCDMAQFYHIKICYLLTKQSLGYCIGKDYRAIVALNDAGFINQLINLTNQNDKQ, from the coding sequence ATGAATGAAATTATAGAGAAGAAGATCTTTAACTTACTTGGTTTAGCTCAACGCGCTGGAAAAATAATTTCGGGAGAGTTACCAGTAGAAAAAGCAATCCGTTCTCGAAAAATTAAACTTATCATCATTGCAGAGGATGCATCACCTGGAACGAAAAAGAAGTTTTGTGATATGGCACAATTTTATCATATTAAGATTTGCTATCTGTTAACAAAACAAAGTCTAGGCTACTGTATCGGTAAGGACTATCGTGCTATTGTAGCACTGAATGACGCTGGTTTTATTAACCAATTAATAAATTTAACTAATCAAAATGATAAACAATAA